A part of Aminivibrio pyruvatiphilus genomic DNA contains:
- a CDS encoding lipoate--protein ligase codes for MEFRRVRLARSTKTNPWDNLAREEYLVNLCGDDEAILYLWQNAHTVVVGRNQNPWAECRLDLLESEGGRLARRSTGGGAVYHDLGNLNYSFILPRRAYSMERQLGTVLGALRTLGISAEFSGRNDLVIGGRKFSGNAYQLTRHKGLHHGTLLLSADMAKLSRYLNVDPEKLKTKGVASVASRVMNLRDARPALSLDDLLDALEREFLARYKAPETLREAKEPEGEEYSSLAERYRSREWRLGRSPECAVTVRRRFPWGGMEIRFNVKNGHVADPVVFSDAMDGEMILSLGHRLEGVPFSWKELAEAVRRAFPDRPEMAETALWLEEAPISGKKEADA; via the coding sequence GTGGAATTCCGAAGAGTCCGGCTGGCCAGATCCACAAAAACTAACCCCTGGGACAACCTCGCCCGGGAAGAATACCTCGTGAACCTCTGCGGAGACGACGAGGCCATCCTCTACCTCTGGCAGAACGCCCACACCGTGGTGGTGGGGCGGAACCAGAACCCCTGGGCGGAATGCCGCCTCGACCTCCTCGAGTCGGAGGGGGGCAGGCTCGCCCGGCGCTCCACCGGCGGCGGGGCAGTCTACCACGACCTGGGAAACCTCAACTATTCCTTCATTCTACCCCGGCGGGCATACAGCATGGAACGGCAGCTCGGAACGGTTCTCGGAGCCCTCCGCACCCTGGGCATCTCCGCCGAATTCTCCGGCAGGAACGACCTGGTCATCGGCGGCAGGAAGTTCTCCGGCAACGCCTACCAGCTCACCCGTCACAAAGGGCTCCATCACGGCACCCTCCTCCTCTCCGCCGACATGGCAAAACTCTCAAGGTACCTGAACGTGGACCCCGAAAAACTGAAGACCAAGGGCGTGGCTTCGGTGGCTTCCAGGGTAATGAACCTCCGGGACGCGCGACCCGCCCTGTCTCTGGACGACCTGCTGGATGCCCTTGAAAGGGAGTTCCTTGCCCGGTACAAGGCCCCTGAAACGCTCCGGGAGGCGAAGGAGCCGGAGGGGGAGGAATACTCCTCCCTGGCGGAGCGGTACCGGAGCCGGGAATGGCGCCTCGGCCGGTCGCCGGAATGCGCCGTGACGGTGCGCAGGCGGTTTCCCTGGGGAGGGATGGAGATCCGGTTCAACGTGAAGAACGGGCATGTAGCCGATCCCGTAGTCTTCTCCGACGCCATGGACGGCGAGATGATCCTGTCCCTCGGGCACAGGCTGGAAGGCGTGCCTTTCAGCTGGAAGGAACTGGCGGAAGCGGTCCGGAGGGCGTTTCCGGACCGCCCGGAAATGGCCGAAACAGCCCTTTGGCTGGAAGAGGCCCCCATCAGCGGAAAGAAGGAGGCAGATGCATGA
- the gcvT gene encoding glycine cleavage system aminomethyltransferase GcvT, with product MKRTPMYERHAAAGGRMVDFGGWELPVQYDATGIKTEHLAVRSKAGLFDVSHMGEITVEGPGAEKWLSRLVTNDIFVMKDFQVQYNIMCTEAGGVVDDLLVYRYGPEKFLLVVNAANVDKDWDWLRKHLPGDGVILENISMKTAETALQGPAAEAVLARVAGFDPSALKFFTFTDGVSVGGIPAIVSRTGYTGEDGFEIYVPWERGAELWDLLLEAGKDAGLIPIGLGARDSLRFEAGLPLCGHEYTDTLGPLEAGFGFFVKVDKSGGFIGQPVLKRQKEEGLRRKIVGLRLEDKGVPRAGMDVADPSGRVVGTVTSGGYCPSLDANMALCCVETPAPAEGESLSVVIRDRPKKGVVVKRPFYDRKYKK from the coding sequence ATGAAGCGCACTCCCATGTACGAGCGGCACGCGGCGGCGGGCGGGCGGATGGTGGACTTCGGCGGCTGGGAGCTGCCGGTCCAGTACGATGCCACCGGCATCAAGACGGAACATCTGGCCGTCAGGTCAAAGGCAGGGCTCTTCGACGTCTCCCACATGGGAGAGATCACCGTTGAAGGGCCGGGCGCGGAGAAATGGCTTTCCCGGCTCGTGACCAACGACATCTTCGTCATGAAGGACTTCCAGGTGCAGTACAACATCATGTGCACCGAGGCCGGGGGCGTGGTGGACGACCTGCTCGTCTACCGGTACGGGCCGGAGAAGTTCCTCCTGGTGGTGAACGCGGCCAACGTGGACAAGGACTGGGACTGGCTGAGGAAACACCTTCCCGGCGACGGCGTCATTCTCGAGAACATCTCCATGAAGACCGCCGAGACAGCCCTCCAGGGACCGGCGGCGGAGGCCGTCCTGGCCCGGGTCGCCGGTTTCGATCCCTCAGCCCTCAAGTTTTTTACCTTCACAGACGGCGTCTCCGTGGGCGGCATCCCCGCCATCGTCAGCAGGACCGGCTACACCGGAGAGGACGGGTTCGAGATCTACGTCCCCTGGGAGAGAGGAGCGGAGCTCTGGGACCTCCTTCTCGAGGCCGGGAAGGACGCCGGCCTGATCCCCATCGGCCTCGGAGCCAGGGACAGCCTCAGGTTCGAGGCGGGACTCCCCCTGTGCGGCCACGAGTACACCGACACCCTGGGTCCCCTGGAGGCAGGCTTCGGCTTTTTCGTCAAGGTGGACAAGTCAGGCGGCTTCATCGGCCAGCCCGTGCTGAAGCGGCAGAAGGAGGAAGGTCTCCGGCGGAAGATCGTGGGACTGCGCCTCGAGGACAAGGGTGTGCCCCGGGCCGGCATGGACGTGGCCGACCCGTCGGGGAGGGTGGTCGGCACGGTGACCTCCGGGGGGTACTGTCCCTCCCTGGACGCCAACATGGCCCTGTGCTGCGTTGAGACCCCGGCCCCCGCGGAAGGTGAAAGCCTGAGCGTCGTCATCCGGGACAGACCCAAAAAGGGCGTGGTGGTGAAGCGGCCGTTCTACGACAGGAAATACAAAAAATAG
- the gcvH gene encoding glycine cleavage system protein GcvH gives MAKIPQDLRYTKDHEWIRMEGTMGVMGITDYAQHAMGDIVYVELPDTGREVRAGEDFIVVESVKGANDVFSPVSGTVAAVNGDLDGAPELLNEDPYANWLVRLEVSDPGELDSLLDSGAYAKLVEELEAESE, from the coding sequence ATGGCGAAAATACCCCAGGATCTCAGGTACACGAAGGATCACGAATGGATCAGGATGGAGGGCACCATGGGCGTCATGGGCATCACCGACTATGCCCAGCACGCCATGGGCGACATCGTCTACGTGGAGCTTCCCGATACCGGCAGGGAAGTCAGGGCGGGGGAGGACTTCATCGTCGTCGAATCGGTGAAGGGAGCCAACGACGTGTTCAGCCCCGTCTCCGGGACGGTGGCCGCGGTGAACGGCGATCTCGACGGGGCCCCTGAGCTGCTGAACGAGGACCCCTACGCCAACTGGCTCGTCCGCCTCGAAGTCTCTGACCCGGGGGAGCTGGACTCCCTGCTTGACTCCGGGGCCTATGCCAAGCTCGTCGAGGAGCTTGAAGCGGAAAGCGAATAG
- the gcvPA gene encoding aminomethyl-transferring glycine dehydrogenase subunit GcvPA: MSRYIPATAEDRRRMLEYLGVGSIDDLFSGIPEKVRQKNLPDLPKALPEAEMIRDLRKLAGSNRNADDLPCFLGAGVYDHFIPAAVDSVVSRGEFTTSYTPYQPEVAQGTLQAIFQYQTMVCELTGMEVSNASMYDGASAAAEAAVLAASAVKKSRILWGRNVNPQTRDVLRTYCWSRKLDHTELPAENGRIDAKALESALAGGDAAALVVQSPSFFGTIEDLKSLAETVHGAGALLIVSTDLLALGLLEAPGKLGADIVAGDGQSVGNAMSFGGPAFGFIAVSKPLMRKMPGRICGQTVDSKGRRTFVLTLQAREQHIRREKATSNICSNQNLCIVAASVYLSLMGPAGLREIGEQIIAKTEYAVGQLEKTGKFRRAFPGVPSFRETALLCDEPVDELNRRLLDAGIIGGYSIEPRYPDLKNGWLLAVTESRTKEEIDRLAAVAGGDA; this comes from the coding sequence ATGAGCCGGTACATTCCCGCCACGGCGGAAGACCGGCGCCGGATGCTCGAATACCTCGGCGTCGGCTCCATTGACGATCTTTTCTCGGGTATCCCGGAGAAGGTCAGGCAGAAGAACCTCCCGGACCTTCCGAAGGCCCTTCCGGAGGCGGAGATGATCCGGGACCTCCGGAAACTGGCCGGGAGCAACAGGAACGCCGACGACCTGCCCTGCTTCCTCGGTGCGGGCGTCTATGACCATTTCATCCCCGCCGCCGTGGACAGCGTCGTCTCCCGGGGAGAATTCACCACGAGCTACACTCCCTACCAGCCGGAAGTGGCCCAGGGAACCCTCCAGGCCATCTTCCAGTACCAGACCATGGTCTGTGAACTCACAGGCATGGAGGTCTCCAACGCCTCCATGTACGACGGAGCCTCCGCCGCCGCAGAGGCGGCGGTTCTCGCGGCATCGGCGGTGAAGAAGAGCAGGATTCTCTGGGGACGGAACGTGAATCCCCAGACGAGGGACGTGCTCCGCACCTACTGCTGGAGCAGGAAGCTCGACCATACGGAACTGCCCGCCGAAAACGGGCGGATCGACGCAAAGGCCCTGGAGAGCGCCCTCGCAGGCGGCGATGCCGCAGCCCTGGTGGTCCAGTCCCCCAGTTTCTTCGGCACCATCGAGGACCTGAAATCCCTGGCCGAAACAGTCCACGGGGCGGGGGCCCTGCTCATCGTCTCCACGGACCTCCTCGCCCTCGGCCTCCTCGAAGCCCCGGGAAAACTCGGCGCCGACATCGTGGCGGGCGACGGGCAGTCCGTCGGCAATGCCATGAGCTTCGGCGGTCCCGCCTTCGGGTTTATCGCCGTCAGCAAGCCCCTCATGAGGAAAATGCCGGGCCGCATCTGCGGCCAGACCGTGGATTCCAAAGGAAGGCGGACTTTCGTCCTGACCCTCCAGGCCCGGGAGCAGCACATCCGCAGGGAGAAGGCCACGTCGAACATCTGTTCCAACCAGAACCTCTGCATCGTCGCCGCATCGGTCTACCTCAGCCTCATGGGCCCGGCCGGACTCCGGGAGATCGGCGAGCAGATCATCGCGAAGACAGAATACGCTGTCGGACAGCTCGAAAAAACGGGGAAATTCCGGAGAGCCTTTCCGGGTGTCCCCTCCTTCCGGGAGACGGCGCTCCTCTGCGACGAGCCTGTCGATGAGCTGAACCGGCGCCTTCTGGACGCCGGGATCATCGGAGGGTACTCCATAGAGCCCCGGTATCCTGATCTGAAGAACGGCTGGCTCCTGGCAGTGACGGAAAGCAGGACGAAGGAAGAAATCGACCGTCTCGCGGCGGTCGCGGGAGGTGACGCCTGA
- the gcvPB gene encoding aminomethyl-transferring glycine dehydrogenase subunit GcvPB produces the protein MARTMETLFESSRPGRKGYALPELDVPVVDCGSVLEGFCREKAPRLPEMAEVDVVRHFTRLSKLNYSVDEGFYPLGSCTMKYNPKINEAAARMPGFARIHPLQPEETVQGALRLMYDLSAMLAEITGMDAVTLQPAAGAHGEQTGLMMIKAWHESRGDTKRTKVIVPDSAHGTNPASATVTGFGTVEVASDADGMVDLESLKSLMDDSVAALMLTNPNTLGIFEKHILELTETVHRAGGLVYYDGANANAIMGKTRPGDMGFDVLHLNLHKTFSTPHGGGGPGSGAVGVKAELEPFLPAPVVVLRDGRYALAGESERPRTIGRVRSFFGNFGVLVRAYTYIRTLGPEGIREVSEMAVLNANYLAKKLSGIYPLAHTGHCMHEFVLNGGPLKHETGVSSMDVAKALIDAGYHPPTVYFPLIVPEALMVEPTETESRETLDRFAETMEAIAAKARAEGPEAFHDLPVTTPVSRPDETTAARNPILRWQFEE, from the coding sequence ATGGCCCGCACAATGGAAACCCTCTTCGAATCGAGCCGCCCGGGAAGGAAAGGCTACGCCCTGCCGGAGCTGGATGTGCCCGTCGTGGACTGCGGATCCGTCCTGGAAGGATTCTGCCGGGAGAAGGCCCCCAGGCTGCCCGAGATGGCCGAGGTGGACGTGGTCCGCCACTTCACCAGGCTGTCGAAGCTGAACTACTCCGTGGACGAAGGTTTCTACCCCCTCGGTTCCTGCACCATGAAGTACAACCCCAAGATCAACGAGGCCGCGGCCAGGATGCCCGGCTTCGCCCGGATCCATCCCCTCCAGCCGGAGGAGACGGTCCAGGGGGCCCTCAGGCTCATGTACGACCTGAGCGCCATGCTCGCCGAGATCACCGGCATGGACGCCGTCACCCTCCAGCCCGCCGCCGGCGCCCACGGAGAGCAGACGGGGCTGATGATGATCAAGGCCTGGCACGAAAGCCGGGGTGATACGAAAAGGACAAAGGTCATCGTCCCCGATTCCGCCCACGGGACCAACCCGGCCTCGGCCACGGTCACCGGGTTCGGTACGGTGGAGGTGGCCTCCGACGCCGACGGCATGGTGGACCTGGAATCGCTGAAGTCCCTCATGGACGATTCCGTGGCGGCTCTCATGCTCACCAACCCTAATACCCTGGGGATCTTCGAGAAGCATATCCTGGAGCTCACAGAGACCGTCCACCGGGCGGGCGGACTGGTCTACTACGACGGCGCCAACGCCAACGCCATCATGGGCAAGACCCGCCCCGGCGACATGGGCTTCGACGTCCTCCACCTGAACCTCCACAAGACCTTCAGCACCCCCCACGGGGGAGGAGGACCGGGTTCAGGGGCTGTCGGGGTGAAGGCCGAACTCGAGCCCTTCCTGCCCGCGCCAGTGGTCGTCCTCCGGGACGGCCGATATGCCCTGGCCGGAGAAAGCGAACGGCCAAGGACCATAGGAAGGGTCCGGAGCTTCTTCGGAAACTTCGGTGTCCTTGTCCGGGCCTACACCTACATCCGCACCCTCGGGCCGGAGGGCATACGGGAAGTCTCGGAGATGGCGGTACTGAACGCCAACTACCTTGCGAAAAAACTCAGCGGCATCTACCCTCTGGCCCACACGGGACACTGCATGCACGAGTTCGTCCTGAACGGCGGCCCCCTGAAGCACGAAACGGGCGTCAGCAGCATGGACGTGGCCAAGGCCCTCATCGACGCAGGGTACCATCCGCCCACGGTCTACTTCCCCCTCATCGTCCCGGAGGCCCTCATGGTGGAACCCACGGAGACGGAATCCAGGGAGACCCTGGACCGCTTCGCCGAGACCATGGAAGCCATCGCGGCGAAGGCGAGGGCGGAGGGGCCGGAGGCCTTCCACGACCTCCCGGTCACGACGCCCGTCTCCAGGCCGGACGAGACCACGGCGGCCCGCAACCCGATCCTGCGCTGGCAGTTCGAAGAATAG